The genomic DNA AAATTATTCCTGAGCCTACTCCCACATTTATATCAATAAATATCAGATTCCGGACATTGCTGTCTGAGCCAAACTCCTTTTCTGCATAAGCCGAAAACCAGGATTCATTTCCCAATAATATAGGTATGTCATTATACCTGTCTTTAATGTAATAATAAAAATCATTGCTTTCATCTATAGGTATGACTGTTGACGTTGTTACCCGATTATTTTCAGTATCAATCAAACCCGGAACGCCCAGACATATTCCAAATAATTTTACTTCATCAATATTAGCTGCCTGCAAATTTTTTTCTAAAGTTACTACAATCTCCTGACCAATAGTACTATAATCCGTCACTTCTACCTTTTTTCCCAGTACTTGATTGCACTTTAAGTCATAGAGATAAAAAAAGAAACCTTCTGTTACCATTTCAACAGACGCTATATAACCTCCTGCCGGGTTTACCTCCAGCATTATGGGTTTTCTTCCGCTGGTTGTTGTAGCCCCTTCTCCTGTCTCAACTATAATATCGTTTTTAATTAGTTCTTCAGCCAATGATGAAACAGTTGTGGGACTCAACCCGGTAATATTAGCAAGGTCTGCCCTGGAAACAGGTCCATACCTGTTTATAAGGTTAAATATCAGTGTAAGGTTGGTTTCTTTTACAAGTTGTTGATTTGCCGCTTGCTTTTCTTCTTTTTTTGTTTTCTTCAACTTTAACAT from Bacillota bacterium includes the following:
- a CDS encoding ROK family transcriptional regulator; amino-acid sequence: MLKLKKTKKEEKQAANQQLVKETNLTLIFNLINRYGPVSRADLANITGLSPTTVSSLAEELIKNDIIVETGEGATTTSGRKPIMLEVNPAGGYIASVEMVTEGFFFYLYDLKCNQVLGKKVEVTDYSTIGQEIVVTLEKNLQAANIDEVKLFGICLGVPGLIDTENNRVTTSTVIPIDESNDFYYYIKDRYNDIPILLGNESWFSAYAEKEFGSDSNVRNLIFIDINVGVGSGIILNGQIFTGSLGLAGEIGHITIDINAPGCKCGNRGCLETMVSIPSIFHNIVAGIKSGRDTIVKDVIGNNFNKINIDIVREAFSKKDKLVSEVIDDTAKKLAFGITNIINLLNPEEIVIGGEITKLGNEFLQKVKKYIDDIQLKPNKGRIQIRFSLLKGNTVTLGGAKYVLDNIFEPGVLLNGMHL